In Danio rerio strain Tuebingen ecotype United States chromosome 18, GRCz12tu, whole genome shotgun sequence, the genomic window AGTGTCCAAATCGGCCTGAGAAGGACAAAAAGGCAATTATCATTTACACAGATTCTTCTTCAAAAACCTAGCCAGTCAAACAGCAAGATATAAGATGTGAACTTAAGTTCTCAGGTCCAGTTGACATCTCATATTAACATTAGTGTTTATTAATACAACCAGGCGGTCATTTATGATACGTTTTCATTTTGTGTTTGGATTGGTTGACACCAATTACCTTCTCACTCTATACATCactttcagaaaagtattcaacGGAGATTAGGGCTTGGCTGATGAATGATATCGAATTGTGATAAAGTTTGTGATAAACAATGATAAAATCTGGAAGTTTTACTCTTTAGCAAACTAAGAGCcaagcagaaatgtgcaacaacagtaatctaaaaaaaaaaaaaaaaaaagtggacatTAGAGAAGTACCGAATCTTCAGCTACCAAAAATGtgccataatttattttttgtggcttcagtcactGTTGGGATAATATTCGATATGGAAAATTAGTGGAACGgaaattaagatatttaaaagGTGAAATCTGAGCACCCATATCTGCCATAGGCAGATGgatcaacaataaataaaaacaaataaacattcctcaaacagaccatatgccttgAGTGGTTATATTGAAATATTACCAGGGAACGAGAATCTTGTGTTTTCTACACATGGTTTTtttaagcccactcacctgcgagAGTTGCACTCAGAATTGATACGATTTTTAAGAATGTCTTGTGGTGAGGTGTGAACAAAAACAGAACCCCCTCTTCTCTCCCGAAGGAGATTGAGAGATTGATTTCTAGTTGTTGCTTAAATAGTAGTGAATCAGCAGTCTGTGTGGGAATGGGAAGAGCACACCAGTGAGGAACagtgaatgaaaaggttttgaaAATTGACTTATAGCCTCTCTGCTATGGTACCACAAGGCAGTGCTCACTCACTAACCTAAGGCTCCTGGAGGGGATGCAGGCCTTCAGGAGCAGGAGGAGGTACTCTTTGAAGGGCAGCTAATCATCCAGGATCACCCCAAGAATCTTTGCTAAATTACACAGGTTAATCCACAGATTATTCCAGTTGGATTGAAAATTTTTATTGAATGTGTGGAGTGGCAGGGAAGACAAGAATTTGGTGGTGATGGTCTTTCATCCAAGCCAAGATATCCTCTAGGCAGTGCGAGATCCTTGCAGCTATCGTTGGGTCATCAGGAAGAAAGGAAAGTAAGAGCTTGGTTTCATTGGCATAGCAATGAGAAAACCATGTGATTGGATGATGGTTCCTAGTAATGGTGTAAATAGAAAATGGAACTGGACCAAGAACAGATCCCTGAGGTACTCAAGTGACCACCTGATGAACCTTAGATGTCTCTCCTCTCCAGGTAACTCTGAATGATCTGCTGATGAGATGAGACTACAACCAGCAGAGTGGGATTCCAGCGATGCTCATTGATGAGAGGGTGGACAGCAGAATCTGATGAATCATTATCATTTCAAAAGCAGCAGACCAGTCCAGTATAAGCAGAAGAGAGGATTTAGCACCGGCTTTGGCAATCCGCAGGGCTTCAGTGACAGTAGTGCAGTCTCAGTGGAATGTCTACATTTGAAGCCTGATTGGTTTGCATTCAGCAGGTTATTAAAAGGTGTTAATGTAGAGATTTTGGTTGCAAACTACCTTTCAAGTGTTTAGGCAACATCATATATTTATGATCTGAGCATAAAGGCATATGATCAGttgagagtgttttttttttttttttttttaagaactttTCAATAACAATAAACATGTCAAAACTATTGCTGTCTGGGTGGAAGCACAcaaactttaaatataaaatatgatccAAATCATACGCCAAAAACAAACGCAGGTCTCAGCAGTCAGAATGCATCTAGCATCTACTTGCAGAAACCAATCTGCTCAAACAGGTTTGACTAccgctcttaaaaaaaaaaaaaaaaatttaattaaaaaaagtattttttgtaaatacatttactGCCGTCTACTTGTGAAAGTAAACAGGACCTAGGGGGGAGAGATCGAAACTAAACCCTACTCACCAGATCTGCCAATGCGATGAAGGTACGTCTCCCCGAGTTTGGGAAAATCGAAGTTGATCACCACATTCACAGCTTGAATATCAATTCCTCTCGTGAAGAGATCTAATAAAAGTTTACATGATTCAAAAAAACTCATACAAACAAGCCAAAGAAAATGCATGCTTAAACTATGATTTAATAACTATGATATTAAGCAAACACTGATATTCAATGGTCCTTACCAGTGCAGACGAGATTTCGACATAAGCCGTTTCTGAAATCATGGAACACGCGGTTTCTGTGTtcctaaaaaatttaaataaatagaaacatgTTGGCAAAAATCACAAGACACAAAAGCCCCAAATCATTTGAAATTCCATACACATTTCAGAAATCACAAACACTTGCTCCGTTTCAGAATTGTGCCAACAGCAGTGCAGTCACACCACATGCCCTCTTTATACGCACCTGCCTCATCTTGGCATGAATGTAGAAACAGGAGTACCCAAGCTGTGAGATCTTTTTAGCCAGGAGTTCCACTCGCTGGGACGAATTGCAGAAGATTATAGACTGATTGATTTGGAGCTGAAGCGAAAACATTAAAAAGATCAGATCTGCCTGTTCTTAAATGGTCAGTAGTAATGGATCAGATGAGAATGCAAAGTGCTTTTACCCTAGAGAATAGAGTATTAAGGCAATGGACTTTCTGCCTTTCAGTCACATAGGCATAATACTGAGTAACCCCCTTCAGGGTCAGCTCCTCCATCAGGTTTATCTCATAGGGCTTCTGGAGATGGGAGTTCTGTTCACAAAAACAAAGGGTGCATTAATCACTTCTGAAATCTAATGATGGTACAATTACATGCAACATTTCTTTATGgccaaaagaatgaaaaaaaagtgtgttgtGTAACAAAACTAAAGCAACATGTTATTTTAATTACAGATTgacaagtatttttttattttatttttttttattcaggatgtgAAAGCGCTGCGTCAAAACCTTCTttaccaatcagattggcacttttgctcatgtgcacggagctgctgaagttacagtaaacagcacttggaggcgctcaagcgcaaaactgtcaataggaagcacattaaagaagatgcccagaggtgatatgaaagtttagcttcttactgctcttgtgaataataataatttcttcatcgctagagctgccgcttaaaccatccatgcttgtccgagtcaccagtaactttaacaagcgtgtgaacttcctctcctcctcttcttccgtttaagcgggtgtcagaagcttaaagttgtgtagcgccatcagacgtcaaggagtgattttgcatagtcttctgcttgacgccagtgaaaaatCACTTGGGTTTGAATGCAGGAAAACGTCTCATAAAACGATGAAGATTaacgcaaatgaaaagcgtcCTGGTGTTTAGGAGCCTTAAGCGTGGCACACTAGGCACAGTTGCCTTGAAATCATGCCGAAGCATGCTTGTTTCCCCTCTCCTGTCCCCCCCACACCCTGCACTCTCACTGCATTTTGCCTTCTGAGCCTGAGCACGCCTACATCAGATGACAGAACTGTTCAGATTGACAGaaagagaagtgctctcgctcagcacagtggatatTGCTTTGGTTATATCGTTTTGCATTAAGTTGTTGGGGTGCAAAGatacgcagtcaaatattttgccgaacagatccaccatTTTTGAGGTTTATAAACTTTCATAAATGTCCTTGTGCTGCACGTATTAGGagatttgctgaaggtgcagctgacatTCAATGAGAGGTTTGCATCTTCAATAAACTACGAGTTCATATTAAAgttcattgaaaaaaaataaataaatttatatgaaACTGTCCCTTAAAATTGACGTTTCGTGCTTAGGCAtgatttgcactcacactacaagtgtaccacGTCAAAGCCCAACGGAATCGTGCTCTGGCACATCTCTCCCAACtaggccagggctggccaactgaACCGCACATGGGCCCGATTTGGAGCAGTCACTTGTCAAACTAACCAGGAAACATGCCCAGGCATGGTTTGGATAtcctagtgtgagtgcaccctaaaaGAATCATAACGGATTTCCTACAAATACAACGTGATTGCAAGCCTCCTCTCCAAGGAGAGGAAAACAGCCATGGTCCCATAGTGGATCATTTTGTTCAGCGGTTTGACGAGTCAAATCTAAaatttaaatgcaacaaaaactaaaaatgacATGACTATTGATTTTAGAAGGAATCATACAACACCTGGCTAATATCAGGGGTCAAAAAGTAGAATGTGTGGAGAACTACAAATATTCGAGTACCATTATTGACTTTTTTAAACTGTGGCAAACTGTGATGCTGTGTGCAAGAGGGGGCATCAGAAACTTTGTCTTAGGAAACCATCACGTTTTTACATTGGCCCCAATATGCTTACTCTTTTTCTATCGTGCTTTTATGGAGTCTATTTCTATCTTTCGCTCTGGTGGCATGGTTTGGAAATCTGTCCAGGACTATTAGGTAGTCTAGCAGGTTGATTATTGAATCCCTGTATAGTAGGCAACTTTTATGGATTGTCCAGAACATCAGTAACTATAGCGGTCATCTTCTGTCTGTAGGACAAAAGTGTACAGCAATAGCTTCTGTCCCATTTATTGTCGCTCTACataaactgtaatattttaaaatgtactttagtATGTGTATATGTGGGGATGTATGCGTGTGACTTAATTGTATCAAACGCCAAACGTTGCTGCAAAGAGTCTACCTATGGGTACCAATAGAgcagatcgcgatcttttaacgattaattgtgcagctccaagtcagtgcactgtaaaaacagtagttgcacAGAGTAttttgttatctattaaattacccaataaattttattttttaacgcctacctccaccccaaacctaaacccagtcacagtactgtaaaatattaattgttaCAATGTGCATAAATCGCACCTCCGGCCAGCCACGCATCTGATCTAGACTCAACCCTGATTAAACAGGTGATCCAACTAATAAagctgttcaagactactagagttGATTAAGAAGGTGCGAGTTGGAGCTcaactgtgcaaagctgcagccctccaggaaatTGATTGAGACCATTGCAATAAAGTTAACtaaactgaacataaataaaaaataaacctcaaGGTACAACTATGCATGAAGTGAAGTTACtaaattaacatttactttaaaataaatgaactgttcgataaattaaatgaatgcattaaagtgaatttgattgaaaaaaaaatgtataattttttgcattttgttcaTCTACGTTTGCTTAAGACATAAGTGAAAAATGTTATGCAAAAAACAATAGATATCTTAAGTAAGCTTACCATGAACTTTTGCACACTCAGTGGGAATGTGGCAGAGTACAGCAAAATTTGCCTTTGTTTAGACAAAGAGCTCAGAATCTCCTCCATCATCTGTACAAAATCCTGCGACAAGAGCTTATCTGCCTACTCGGATAGAAGGGCAAAACATCCATGAGATGTGAGAATTACTTTCAGCTATTAGCATAAGCACAAAATAAATCTCATATTTACACACCTCATCCAACACGATCATCTGCACTTGACCCACTTTGGCCACTCCCTTTTTGATGAGGTCTAAAATTCTTCCTGGAGTGGCGATGACGACGTGCACTACAAATAGAATACAATAAGAGCAATTCAAACAGAACgtcaaatcatttaaaaaccaGTGCCACTAATTAAACAATCACCTACCAGTTTCGTCAAGTCTCATGATGTCATCACGAAGGTTGGTTCCACCTGTAGTTGCCATGACCTTGACCCCGCCCATGTGTTTGCTGACCTGGATACAGATCTGGCTCACTTGAAGAGCCAGTTCTCTAGTGGGCACAATGACCACCGCtgcgaaaaaaacaaaaacaaagaaaggaTGAGGTCACTTACAACCAGTAGAGAACTCTCATATAAAAGCTAATGAAGCCCATGAACATGCAAATGTGCCAAATGCAAGATCTTCCCACTGACCTTGTATGCTGTCTTTCTTCAGGTCTATGCGTTCAAGTAAGGGAATGAGGTAGGCGCCACTTTTTCCTGTGCCGTTCTTGGCTC contains:
- the ddx6 gene encoding probable ATP-dependent RNA helicase DDX6, which encodes MSTARMENPVILGLSNQNGQMRGSVKPAGGPGGGGGGSQTTQPAQVKASSTVNNGNSQPVPTANTIIKPGDDWKKNLKLPPKDLRMKTSDVTATKGNEFEDYCLKRELLMGIFEMGWEKPSPIQEESIPIALSGRDILARAKNGTGKSGAYLIPLLERIDLKKDSIQAVVIVPTRELALQVSQICIQVSKHMGGVKVMATTGGTNLRDDIMRLDETVHVVIATPGRILDLIKKGVAKVGQVQMIVLDEADKLLSQDFVQMMEEILSSLSKQRQILLYSATFPLSVQKFMNSHLQKPYEINLMEELTLKGVTQYYAYVTERQKVHCLNTLFSRLQINQSIIFCNSSQRVELLAKKISQLGYSCFYIHAKMRQEHRNRVFHDFRNGLCRNLVCTDLFTRGIDIQAVNVVINFDFPKLGETYLHRIGRSGRFGHLGLAINLITYDDRFNLKGIEEQLGTEIKPIPSSIDKSLYVAEYHSESGEEVKL